GGCTCCATGCTTTCCATGCCGCTTTTCCTCATAGGTCTGGTCATGGGTTCGCTGAATCTCCTTAACTTGGGCATACTGCTCTTTTGCGGAGTTCTTGTATTTCACCTTGTAACTCTGCCTGTCGAGTTTGATGCAAGTGCACGCGCGCTGAGACTGCTTTCCGAAACAGGCCTTCTGGCGAAGGACGAAATAGGCGGAGCCAAGTCCGTGCTTGACGCGGCGGCGCTCACATACGTTGCAGCTCTTGTGATGACCATACTCCAGCTTGTAAGGCTGCTTGCCCTGCGCGGAATGCGGAGGGACTAAAAATAGTGTAAAATGTACAGAGGCGGCTTGAT
The sequence above is a segment of the Cloacibacillus sp. genome. Coding sequences within it:
- a CDS encoding zinc metallopeptidase; protein product: TDHYDPRAKVLRLSDSVAGNTSIAAIGVAAHEVGHAIQDKEGYSFLRLRNTIVPVVNIGSMLSMPLFLIGLVMGSLNLLNLGILLFCGVLVFHLVTLPVEFDASARALRLLSETGLLAKDEIGGAKSVLDAAALTYVAALVMTILQLVRLLALRGMRRD